In Actinomyces sp. zg-332, the following proteins share a genomic window:
- the holA gene encoding DNA polymerase III subunit delta, whose product MAEVTYNNVELAEIVLLKGSETVFSSRAYKKLINLALQQDPNTEITVIDSRLYEKSGLYIHTSPSLFGERKVLKIENLETGNDDLYTDLIEYIQNPQPDIYLILQHSGGVRGKKLLDVLKKNKTLTVQCEPLKYPKDKLALVQSDVKRAGRTISAQASKALVDALGSDLEGLLSATNQLLFDVEGEITIEDVNRYYGGRVETNAFNIADEIAVGNADKAILLLRHALNNGIAPIQIAAGITTKIRSLIKVAGMQSRRMRASDIGMAPWQVDRLIPVIRKWSEKAMADALSIMAETDYAIKGGSKSPQYALEKAVIEICKMVSKSNYR is encoded by the coding sequence ATGGCTGAAGTAACTTACAATAATGTTGAATTAGCAGAGATTGTGCTACTAAAAGGTAGTGAAACAGTTTTTTCCTCAAGAGCCTATAAAAAACTGATAAATTTAGCTTTACAACAAGACCCAAATACTGAGATAACTGTTATAGATTCTAGATTATATGAAAAAAGCGGACTATATATACACACTTCTCCATCATTATTTGGAGAACGTAAAGTACTTAAAATAGAAAACTTAGAAACAGGAAATGATGACTTATATACTGATTTAATTGAGTATATTCAAAACCCTCAACCAGATATTTACTTGATTCTTCAGCACAGCGGGGGAGTAAGAGGTAAAAAGCTCCTAGACGTACTAAAAAAGAATAAAACTCTTACAGTCCAGTGCGAACCGCTGAAATATCCAAAAGATAAACTAGCCTTAGTTCAAAGCGATGTGAAAAGAGCTGGTAGAACTATATCAGCTCAAGCTAGTAAAGCCTTAGTTGATGCCTTGGGAAGTGATTTGGAGGGACTTTTATCAGCTACTAACCAGCTTCTATTTGATGTCGAAGGTGAAATTACCATAGAGGACGTAAATAGATACTATGGTGGAAGAGTGGAAACTAACGCTTTTAACATAGCTGATGAAATTGCTGTGGGAAATGCTGATAAAGCAATTCTTTTGCTCAGACACGCTTTAAATAACGGGATAGCACCTATTCAAATAGCTGCAGGTATAACAACTAAAATTAGGTCGCTGATAAAAGTAGCTGGTATGCAAAGTAGGAGGATGAGGGCTAGTGATATTGGTATGGCTCCATGGCAAGTGGATAGGCTAATTCCAGTTATAAGAAAGTGGTCTGAAAAAGCGATGGCTGATGCCTTGAGCATTATGGCAGAAACTGATTACGCTATAAAAGGTGGTTCGAAGAGTCC